One part of the bacterium genome encodes these proteins:
- a CDS encoding NADH-quinone oxidoreductase subunit D, producing the protein MEITTTQFLNMGPQHPSTHGVFRMMLELDGERVVMCQPHLGYLHRGLEKLAENRTYPQIISLTDRLHYANAFQNELTYCLAVERLLGLEVPKRAQYIRVLLAELSRMQNHMIFFGALGMDIGALTPFFYSFKDRETILDFFEEISGARLTFNYLRIGGLKEDLPEGILDRILAFTDQVPKIVDEYETLLSGNEIFLARMKGIAILSRELAINLGITGPILRSTGVAYDIRKADPYSSYEDFTFSIPVGTCGDNFDRYHIRMQELRESNKIVRQVIERMPDGDICAKVPKIIKIDGEGYFRTETSVGEQGVYIIGRGEKNPYRVKFRSPAFVNLQMLQYILPGVLVADVVATFSTVDICMGEVDR; encoded by the coding sequence ATGGAAATTACAACAACGCAGTTTTTAAACATGGGCCCCCAGCATCCCAGCACGCACGGCGTTTTCCGTATGATGCTGGAATTGGATGGAGAACGGGTGGTAATGTGCCAGCCTCACCTCGGCTATCTGCATCGCGGGCTTGAAAAACTGGCCGAGAACCGGACCTATCCGCAAATCATTTCCCTGACCGACCGGCTGCATTATGCAAATGCCTTCCAGAATGAGCTGACCTATTGCCTGGCAGTCGAGAGACTGCTCGGCCTTGAGGTTCCCAAGAGGGCCCAGTATATCCGCGTACTGCTGGCCGAGTTGTCAAGGATGCAAAATCACATGATCTTTTTTGGCGCCCTGGGCATGGACATCGGCGCGCTGACTCCCTTCTTCTATTCTTTCAAGGATCGCGAGACCATCCTGGACTTTTTCGAAGAAATTTCAGGGGCCCGGCTCACCTTCAATTACCTGCGGATCGGCGGTCTGAAAGAAGACCTCCCGGAAGGAATTCTCGATCGCATTCTTGCCTTCACCGACCAGGTTCCCAAAATTGTTGACGAGTACGAAACCCTTCTTTCAGGAAACGAGATTTTTCTGGCCAGGATGAAGGGAATTGCCATCCTGTCCAGAGAACTGGCCATAAACCTGGGGATCACCGGGCCAATCCTGCGAAGCACCGGCGTAGCTTACGATATTCGTAAAGCTGATCCTTATTCATCCTATGAGGATTTTACCTTTTCCATCCCGGTGGGAACCTGCGGGGACAATTTTGACCGCTACCATATCCGGATGCAGGAGCTGCGGGAATCGAACAAGATCGTCCGCCAGGTCATCGAGCGCATGCCGGATGGAGACATTTGCGCCAAAGTCCCCAAGATAATCAAAATTGACGGTGAGGGCTACTTTCGAACCGAGACTTCGGTCGGAGAGCAGGGCGTGTATATCATCGGCAGGGGCGAGAAAAACCCGTACCGGGTCAAGTTCCGAAGCCCGGCTTTCGTGAATCTGCAAATGCTTCAGTATATTCTGCCCGGTGTGCTGGTGGCGGATGTGGTGGCCACTTTCAGCACGGTGGATATCTGCATGGGGGAGGTGGATCGATAA
- the nuoH gene encoding NADH-quinone oxidoreductase subunit NuoH produces MTGLGTQFLVALGMLIGMLIILLSTMWLERKALAHFQFRLGPMRTGYHGLLQPIADAMKMVVKEMSMPEGVDSILYAAAPFIVFIPAFMVMAAIPFTATIKAADMNMGIFYVMAVLSISTVGYMMAGWSSHNKYSLLGCMRSIGQFVSYELPMGLSVLAVVMMAQTLNLNSIAQAQSCNWNIFRWYIFRQPIAFIIFFLALNAEICRVPFDLPEAESELVAGFHVEYSGMRFALLLMAEYIGLFTLTSICTTIFLGGWYGPPVLPGLVWFFIKTFSLIFILFWTRATLPRVRADQLMSLGWKVLMPAALINVVITGLLIMLKVY; encoded by the coding sequence ATGACCGGCTTGGGAACTCAATTCCTGGTAGCTTTGGGCATGCTCATCGGAATGCTGATTATTCTGCTGTCCACCATGTGGCTTGAGCGCAAGGCCCTGGCCCATTTCCAGTTCCGGCTCGGACCGATGAGGACCGGATACCACGGTCTGCTCCAGCCCATTGCCGATGCCATGAAGATGGTGGTCAAAGAGATGAGTATGCCTGAGGGTGTTGACAGCATTCTTTACGCTGCCGCTCCGTTCATTGTATTTATTCCGGCCTTCATGGTCATGGCAGCCATACCCTTTACCGCTACCATCAAAGCTGCCGATATGAATATGGGTATTTTCTACGTGATGGCTGTTCTATCGATCTCGACCGTAGGATACATGATGGCTGGATGGTCGTCTCATAATAAATACTCACTTCTGGGCTGCATGCGCTCCATCGGCCAGTTCGTCAGCTATGAGCTTCCCATGGGACTGTCCGTCCTGGCAGTCGTTATGATGGCCCAGACCCTCAACCTGAACAGCATTGCCCAGGCCCAAAGCTGCAACTGGAATATCTTCCGCTGGTATATTTTCAGGCAGCCGATAGCCTTTATCATTTTCTTCCTCGCCCTGAATGCGGAAATTTGCCGGGTGCCCTTTGATCTGCCTGAAGCGGAGTCCGAGTTGGTAGCCGGCTTCCATGTCGAGTATTCCGGGATGCGGTTCGCTCTCCTGCTCATGGCCGAATACATCGGACTTTTCACCCTGACTTCCATCTGTACAACCATTTTTCTGGGAGGATGGTATGGCCCCCCGGTACTTCCGGGTCTGGTCTGGTTTTTCATTAAAACGTTCAGCCTGATTTTTATCCTGTTCTGGACACGGGCTACCCTGCCAAGAGTCAGGGCAGATCAATTGATGTCCCTGGGCTGGAAGGTTCTGATGCCGGCAGCATTGATCAATGTCGTGATTACCGGCTTGTTAATCATGCTCAAGGTGTATTAG
- a CDS encoding NADH-quinone oxidoreductase subunit I — protein sequence MKGIITGMRLTLSHLFDKPITRQYPKEKPVMKDRFRGRVGLVRSRETGELKCVACGLCAKACPDNIIHIVPGTGDPEKGEKKKFPREYTIDISRCMYCGYCVEACPFGALTMTHEYELATYDKNDLIYTIDKIVVDI from the coding sequence ATGAAAGGAATCATAACCGGAATGCGGCTTACCCTGAGTCATCTTTTCGACAAGCCGATCACCCGGCAGTATCCCAAGGAAAAGCCGGTGATGAAGGATCGGTTTCGGGGGAGAGTGGGACTGGTCCGCAGCAGGGAAACCGGTGAGCTTAAGTGTGTGGCCTGCGGGCTGTGCGCCAAGGCATGTCCGGACAATATCATTCATATCGTGCCGGGTACCGGAGATCCGGAAAAAGGGGAGAAAAAGAAATTCCCCAGGGAATATACCATTGACATCAGCCGGTGTATGTACTGCGGCTACTGTGTCGAAGCCTGCCCCTTCGGAGCCCTGACCATGACTCATGAGTACGAGCTGGCTACCTATGATAAAAATGATTTGATCTACACCATTGATAAAATTGTTGTGGATATCTAA